Part of the Henckelia pumila isolate YLH828 chromosome 2, ASM3356847v2, whole genome shotgun sequence genome is shown below.
TTTAAAAgtacaaaatatcaaaattataattttttggaGTGTCTATAACTAGACcacatcaaaattttaaatattgctTAGAACACaagaattttgaagaaaaagatTTTGAGAAATATATGAGCGGATGTatttctttgatttcgaaaaaatgattttattttgagattttttaagtgatatatatttttaaaaaaaatagtgatataattttttaaaataaataaataatttttttaaaaaaattacgttTAATCTCGATTAAACACGTTTAATCACGTTTACTATGATCAACTTAAAATTgaccatttttttatttttatccgAATCTTAGCATTTTCATCACGTTTCACGTTTAATCCTCATTTAATCTCAttttttagaacactgattATAAAAACTCACTTTTCGccattcaaaataataatagtaatataaTAGGACCCATGGAATGCGGCACCTTCTTTTATCACAATCCCCAACTTTATCCTTAGTTCCACAATTGCCAAGTAATCTCTTTCATAAATAGATAAATTACACCCCATCAAGTTGCAAGAGCTATTTTGTTACACGAAACCTTTATTTATTTAACTATAAAAGCCCACACATGGATAacattttcaattttatttaatgAGACATTGAAGTTTGAACGTGTAAAAGTTTGTCATATTCATAATCTTTATCTTGTAAGACAAAGTGacaaaaaatttttagagtAACTCTTTTATGAGATATCGTTTCATATTTCTAAtgaaaaataatagttttgacataaaattattattttatgtgtGTATGTTCAGGTCAAATATTCGTCTTACAAAATTGATCAATGACATATGTTGATAAGACTTTTTGTGCAAGTTTTAttaatccatatatatatatatatacatatatattcaaaGTGACATGATATcaccaaagaaaaataaaataaataaatgttaaaaaaattaattgttaattactaATTACCAACTTGTGACAGGTTGTTCAAATGATCTTTGCTTAGTGAAATATTCCTTCTATGTTTCTTCGTCATCATCGAAATTACTTAATAATTCGATGCCAGTATCTTTATATAATCCATTTTCGTTTTAATActagaattaatttttttttttcaaaaaaataatcatataaGGTTCTCTGAACATGTACATAGACAAAAGAAGACGAAAACACCAATTTAGGATATGATTTATTCCAACACAACCTAATTGCAACACAATCATAATCGAAATACTAtagtttttttatattatatattcttAAAATATGATATCGTCATATATATGTTAACCATGTAATCTTGAGTGTTTATTTATAACCTAGAAAACGTTAAATGCCTCTGTGTACAACTTaaattgaaatattaaaatctctCGTCCGGCGTTGTATTATCTAATCTAATAagaaattttctaaaaaataatacttttatgTTAAAagcattatttttttaataataaatataactcAAATCAATAATCTACGAACATACATACGTAAGATCGTTTTCATACGAAACCTACTTTATATATAGACCCGATACATTGGCCTATGCATGGTGATGGGGTATTGGTTGTTTTCATTAGGCAAATGGTTTCGGTGGGTCCAATCAGCTTCCGTCTTTCAAGCTCATTTTTctttctgaaaattttgaacTTTTTAAGCTATTTTATGTCTCAtagtattatattattatattaagaATTTAAAAAATAGATTCCCGATTTGAATATATTCTGAAATCGAGGAATTGTACAACAATAGCTAACGTTAAGGGGCCAACTTTGTCTGAATCCGTTGAGAAGACACATAATTGATTTCGTGCTCCACCCTTTCATCATGGAAAAAAAGAGAGagcaaattttattaaattattgaaAAATCGGCTCACATTAATGACAACATATGGTCCTCTATATTTACAACCAAACCAACCAAGAGCTCAGTCATTTATTACAATCGAATTGGTGAAATAGGTAAAACATTTGATGGTTAATAGTCAGAAATTCGATTCTCTCTgtcaatattttttcataacagAATATCGTACAGAATTTTTTCAGTATAATTTACCTGATTAACATGgtttaatattattacattaGCTTTAAGCGATTACTTGTTCCATTGTCATTATATACACACAACatgaattaaaatttatcaaactTAAATTTCGAATAATTGGACCTCAACTTCGACAAATCTTATTCTCTTGAATCCCAATTAAGCTCAATCTGGATTGTACTCGATAAGTCATTCGAAAGTAACGATCATATCGATCAAAACTCGACTATAACTAAGCTCAAACATGAAGTGAGTTTCAGTTTTAAACCTTGTCGCAAGACTGCTGtcataaatataattaatttagccttaaaaaatagaaaaaaaacaaaaacaaaaacaaaaatcgtGTTCTAAAATTTTTCCTCAACATTACAAACTTTTTAAATGGTAGATGCCTCAACCACATGCATTCAATCATTTGTGAGCAGACCTATTTAATTCccatcaatatttttatttagaaaaataaTGATTGAGAACAAGTCATAAATTGTTGTAATTGGTTGTAGAATTATATGCAAAAAATGGCGACAATTAAGGAGTGGCTTTCGAGTAATGTGAATTCCAGTTGTCATCAAGTTCAACAACAACCGGCTTTTCTTGTTTTCTCAttattttctcttttctttccaAATCCTTGTCTTTTCCACTTTAATAATATACCGTTTCAAATATTTTAGTCctctcaaaatattaaataccaTACATATCAccttgtttatttttgtttttggtaTCAGTAGTAAACAAAGTATTTTCAAACTTCAAAACAATTATTCCCCTCCTAACTATAATATACTCATATTAATTAAGTTTGTAAAACGTATGACCATTTTTTCATGAATTAAACACTGATAgttgatttttttaatgatggtaaaaaaaacaaataaatcttAATATTTGAGATGAAAGAAATACTTATGGTTAATATCAACATTAACATCTGATTTCAACACCAAATAGAATAATAAAATCAGTACTGCAAAATGCCAAAATTGCGATAGCGCATATTTGTTCATTTGAGAAAAAATTGTAAGATCATGAGCTTGCTTTATCCTCAAGCATTTGAACAAAAAGAGATTTGGTACATACAAATTTAGataatatgatatatatgatgaatcatattttaattttagatacTTGAAATACaagaaataatatattgtttttgaaatataaaaataattcttTAATTTATGACACTACTATCACTATGTATTTGGAGAGGAAAGCACGTTTGATCCATCTCCAAACCTAAGCTAGCTGCTGCccattattattgttttctggAAAAAAAGAGGATTCCTTACCTGTCAAAGTCCCTACCTAATACTTTCTTTGATTCATTCTCGAacacaaaaataatataaatgaaaattttatattaatataataattgcTATTAAttcattgttattattattattataccaAAAATAGCCGTGTTTCGACTTTGCCTTTGTAAATATATCTTCTTGATGTTGACTTGTTGGGATACATGTAGTTCTGATTATAATTTTCTTCTAGATTTTCTCTCTTATTTTGTGACCATCGATATCAATGTGTTTCATTCTTTCATGATACATTAGATTCGAACCTATATATGTATTGCTGTTATTTGTCACAATACAACACGGTTGACGATGTTATGTTAAACTTACTCTAAAATCGTTCGTCGTTATATTAATCTCGGGTCAAAATTACTAATCTGGGCTTCTCATGATAGTTCCTTGTGATAAACCAACAAGCTCTGTAACTTTTGTATGTATTACATTTAATTAGTGTATATAATAATGTTATAAATTACCGATTaacttattatttatttataaaattaaattgtaGACAGATGAAACATAGAAACAAGAAAGAGGATAGTTAATTGAAATGTTGTTATAAGTGTTCCTAACAGATTGGGCCAAAGTTTTCTAACATCGACCCAGTACACAAGAAGTATGGCTGGACAGTGATTGGGCCTATGAAGTCGAGATTGGGCCAATGAAGGCAAGGCTGAGGTTGGACTATCTGTTGCAGCAGAAAGAAAAGAGGCCTCCGTCTCCCTTTAAAGGCACAGTAGTGTGTACAAGCAGAAAGAAAAGAGGCCTCCGTCTCCCTTTAAAAGATACAAGAAGAAAGCAGGGGTACGGTTATTCATTTCTCCCCGTGGAGTAGGCTCGGTACATCTGCCGAACCACGTAATTCTTGAGTCGTGTGATTAAATGTGTTACTGCTCATATGAATGTTTTGTGTGATCTGGTAATATTGTGGTTATCTTGGGCTGATTCAATTCTTGATTTGAGTGTGATAAGTTTTTGGAATTCTTGGGTGTGTTCTTGAGGTTGCGGGTTGAGTTGTGAAATAAGTGATAAACTTTGGTTAGACCCCAACAGATGTGTTTTTCGTAACATATTATATAGAtattatatataacatttatttattttttttttcaaatacttTCGTATAAATGATGTTTAATATTAAAGATTAATCATTAAATATTGAAGATGCTTAATATTTTTATCTTATATAAGATATaatcattaaaaattaaaaaatatataaagatGAATGATTATCTTATCTTATCAGACATgacaattataaataaatattaattaaaacatgttttattatatttttttattaaattatgatAAAGTGTTCtcattatataaaaatatttttgctttATAACAAATTTATTCCATACGACAGTAAATTAAGTTACTCTGAATTTCTCTGGATTTCTCTTATATTATATAGGAGTATAGATATATGCCACCTTCATTGTTGGCCAAAAGCACTTCATTGCATCACTCAACAAACAATTCTTGCAATCCTCACAGAAAGAAGTGTTCACTTAGAAAGTGGAGAATGAAAACCTTTAAACAATAGGGACTATGTTAGGATGAATAAAAGTATTTGATTTTCAACTACTTGGTAATTACAACTCTTTTCGAAGTCAAATATCCAACACTCACATTCATAGCTACCAAATACCACAAACTGCAACAAAGATGGAACATTCTGCACTACTGAGATTTGTGTTCAATTGTCAAAACTACCAACAACTTACCTACACATCGAAATCAGACACAGACACAGACATCATACACACACATTCTACAAGTTAATATCCTCTACACAAACACAATACAGACAATCAACATTCCATATGCAGGCGCTGTCCTAAGTAGACTAGGTGACATGTGAGAGACATGAGAGTCACAACATTGAGGAATGAAGAGTATGAATTCAGCCTCCTCAGCATCTCACTCATTCTCACCATTTCAGCCTTGGCTGCGGCCGCTGTTGCTGCTGCTGTATCCGTTTGTTTCTCTTCCACCGATCCCCGACTCCCCACCGCGCCTCTTGCCAGTGTTTCGGTCGCCGGTTCGATGTTTCTGACACTCGGATCCTTGTCCACCTCGCTCTCTTTTCCTCTCCCTTCTTCCTTTTCCATCTTCATTCTTTCAAACATCACCTGCAAGTAAACAACAAGGCAATCGTCAAATTATTTTGTCCATCTCTAGGACAACTCTATCTATACACCTCAACTATCAGTACATATTAGGACAAACCTCGCAGCTCTACCAAAGACATTATTAAAGATCAAAACTaagaaatttcaaaattctTGAAAAAAAATGAGTCTCTTACGTCTTCCCATCATTAAAATTCATGGTCCTGTCTTTGATTTAAGTTTCGGACATGCTGAAGAAGGTGCCAACTGATGATCCATGACTTCAACTTAAAATGGTGCATACACTATTACACTAGGATTCTAGGACTAATCAGGGACACAACCACTGGCATTTGCACCCCTAATACATTAAGCCTACAAATTTGCAATAACATAGCTGTTTCTAAATGATTTACCCACACACTTGAATTTTCCTAATCCtacaaatccttgttcaccccAAGAAACTATCTACAAATACAACAACTGAACTCCATTCTAAGCATAAACAGCAatgaataaacttcaaagttATCTAGCATTTAAAAAGTGATCAATTTGATATAACAAGAAGTTAAAGTACGAACCTTTGTTGCGCGAGGCTCCAAGTAGAGCAAATTCACCAAGACCAAGACAAGTGATAACACAAGATTGTAAGATTGAAACATGCCAACACTAACTGTAGACAACCTTTTCCTCTGGTTTAGCAAGTGTCCGAACAAAGCCATCCCCACACAATAAGCCATGGCCTTGAAGTACACAGGATAAATCTTGCTCTGCACCATACCAAACTGGTGTCTAGGCAACGCCGCAGCGAGTACATAACTCGAAGCAAAAGTAACCCAAACGCACATCCCATACGCCGCCGCAAATCCCAGCAAATGAAGCACGCCGGACACCGAGTTCAAGCTCACGGGCGGGACGAAGAATGCCAGAACACGGGCCCCAACAGCCCGAGCCCGCTGGAACGCTCCCCTTATCTCTTTCTTCCCTTCTTCTTTCGCCCTTTGAGCGCCCTGTTTCACTCTTTCCGAAGCATCTCCCACCATTTCTCCTGCTTCCTTCGCCTTCTCCGACACAAGGCTCTTCGCCTTCTCCGCTTGAACAGAAGCACCTTCTTTCACGTCGCTGGCCTTGTCCGAAACCTTATCTTTCGCTTCTCTCGCAGACTCCTTCACATTCTCCGTTGATTCCCGGGCTTTGTCTTTAACTTTCCCCATGGCCTCGCTCGCCTCTTCCTCCACCTCACGGGCCTTCTCCGTCACCGAGTCCTTAGTCTTCCCGATGGCGGCCGTAATTTTATGCTTACACTTGCCATACGCATCGCACACAAGCTCTCTGGCACTAAACCCATGAtggatttcttcttcttcttcttctctcaaTCCACCCTTCACACCCTCCAACGTCTCAGAAACCTTGTCCTCCATGTTTTCCACGAACCCCTTGTAATCTTGGGGTGAAATCGAAACCTTGGTATTCCCATTATCCTTCTCAAACTCAACCACAACCTTGTGCCCATCCTTTAACACGATATTATCTTTCGAATTCTGCTTCTCCGGGGTCGGAGAAAAGAACCCCGCAGTCACCAGAGAAGTGAACAAAAGACCCAAAGCGAAAACATTCATCATTCTCTTACACTGTTGCTTGTTTTTCTgggaaaaaagaaataaaaaaaaactgatCCGCGAAATTCTGAATTGGGGAGAGGCAGTTGCAGATGTATATAATCTTGGGGAAGATGAGAAATGGGCACGTAGCAATGTATAACCTTTGGAGAATCAACACGTGGCTGGCTCCCGAAAGTTCTTCCAGAATGATACGCGGCAGTTTGTGAGTTAAAGGTTTATCTGTATTGGATCCTCTCACACATATCTCATCTAATTCATTGCCACCTTTGTAGTTTCTTTTCCTCTTATATCAGTGTCACGTTTCATACAGGAAACAACAGTTTACGTCTTGTAATTTTGTCTTATTccatcatttatttattttttctttcgagttttaattttttagcaTTGCAtgatatcattttttaaaataattttagttttttttttctcaaaatattGACGTAACATTGTATATGTGTGAGTTTTACGTCAGTTTTGTATCGATGTCACATCGATATAATCGGACATAAAACCAAAACTGtagaaaaaaacaaagataacaaattaaaacttaaatttcAACGCTAAATGAACACGGCAATGGTTATCTTTATGCGCATGGTTATGTTAGAAATTATGGTCCCAAATTTGATTactcaaaacaataaaaatatattgaaaATAAATAGGGATGCATACAGAACACACTAGACTTAAAAATGATTTGCAACGTTGAGTTTAGGGATACAATCGAATTGAACAGGTTTACGAGTTTTTCGAGCctactcgataaatatttgattcgtatttgaATTTAACGAACTCGAGctgaattcgaacatgttcgaactttttttcgagtcgaaattattttgttcgatagttcgcgaatagtttgcgagccttaatatttaattaatataatataattatataataaataaatatacatttCGAACTTTTTCGAACTTTTCGAGTTTTTTGAACCATAATATCCAAgtaatagttcacgaataggttcgaatattacgagtcgaactcgaactttatttcgagccgagctcgaaccaaaaaatttaaaattatcgaacttcgaatcgagctcgaacttgAATATACTTATAACGAGTCGAATTCGAGCCTTCTATCATTATTCAGCTCAATTCGATTCGATTCGTTTGCCTCCTTAGTTGAACTTCAGCCACGTGCCTCATTTGTAGTATTTTATTTACCTCTAATTTACCTCTAATATATCTATGAAAGGGAAAAAGGGCAAGCCAATAAATTAATGGCACTAAAGGGAACATTTTGTAAAAACCAAAGTAGCTTTCAATGCTAAATCAACACGTCAATCCTTCAAATTATTCTGAGCTATAAcactataaatatatatatatatatatatatatatatatatatataatataatataaaaaacgCCAAATATCAAAATAGCTCATAATttaatgtaaaaaaataaaaatttactttgtgcattcaaatatcaaaatagctcataatttaatttaaaaaaataaaaaaattactctGTGCATTTTTTTAACAAGAAGTTGAAATATTCTTAACTTCAATCAAAATATTAGATACACTCGTTTTTAATTTCGTCaacatataatttattatgtGAATTTGAATGATGAAAATTGTCATTACAAtcatacaaaaaaatatttttacatctaaatgtaatatatattttttacaacTTTATATTATGAAAcgataaaagaaataaaattaaataccataacttgattaaaaataaaacaaaaaataatatgatttatatttatttgtagtcaatatattttgtattatttgaagaaaatataatttaaaaatattttatatacgATATACATTTTTCGAAtcatattcatatttttttataagagATCTACaaataagtatttttttattaaaaaaaatatatgggtAAATTTACCAAATTAGACGTTCTTCAAGATCAGCCAAACATCGACTCCATAAacattaacataaaaaaatattattatcattaatgctgaaaattGAGAATTCTCTCTCATATTAATTTCGTGCAATAAAAGCTACGAGAGAGAGAACTTCATTTAATATTCGAAACTTTAatgtcataaaataaaataaattattatatgtgaattttattatattatatgtggCCGAAATCCTGCGATATCGCTACGCACAAATGCTACCTAATTCACGCACCTAGATATGATATTAAAAAGATTTAACAAAAAATTATGTCTTCGTGAATACACCTAAACTAATAGAACAAATTAAAGGTGCATTCTCATCGTGAATTATGTCTCTCCAATTTGTGAAcactaatttttttctttttttttacgtTAATAATCAAAACTAACACGTATAACTAACCCAGACAACATCTGAAATTTCATATCACATTTACTAAATTTCTCAAATATCTTTTAgaaagatcttataatatatataaattaacgGATTTATATCTATGAAATATGACTCATAACTAATACTtctacataaaaaataataatatttttggactgAGCCGAATATGAATGATTTGTCTTACGAAATATTGATCCATCATCCACTAAAATTTCTTGTGTAAAAAGTAGCCAATAGGAACTTAGGATGGATATgttctgttacttgtttcaaaattGCCGTTACTGCTTATTAATGCTCTTTCCATCAACGTTTCAAGAAATTTTTAGTCCCTTGCTTATTCCATTCCATCCAAGATAACTTAAATCTTCCAAATTCTTTAACGTGTTcaaatttttagccaaaatctccaaaaacatGGGAAGCATTGCAATATTCTTTATGCTTTTCCTTTCGGTTCCCTGGGCAGCTACATCCCATGTCCATCACAAAGCCTTTCTCAAATGCATGTCATGCCATTCATCTCGTCGAGCCAAGATTCTGCGAAACATCTACACCCCGAAATCATCCGAATACACGTCGCTCCTGGAATTTGCGTCGCAGAATCCGAGATGGTTCAATGAAACCAGTGAAAGGCCATTTGCAATCGTGGCACCCCTCAAAGAAACCGATGTTTGGACCGCCATCCGCTGCAGCAAAAGGCTCAAGCTCCAGATCAGGGTCAAGAGTGGTGGCCATGATTACGAAGGCCTGTCCGCCCGCTCCAAGTCGCCTTTCGTCATGATCGATCTCTCCAATCTCAACTCCATAAGCATCAATCTGAAACAGCACACGGCCTGGATTCAGGCAGGGGCGACTTTGGGACAGCTTTACTATCATATAGGCAATAAGAGCAGGACTCATGCATTCCCCGGAGGATTAGGCTCCAGCGTCGGCTCGGGGGGGCACATCAGCGGAGGGGGATTGGGGACATTGCTGAGGAAATACGGGCTTGCGGCAGACAACGTGCTCGATGCTCGATTCATGGATGTGAATGGTAGAATCCTGGACAGGGGAAGTATGGGAGAAGATCTGTTTTGGGCTCTCAGGGGTGGTGGGGGAGCAAGTTTCGGAGTGATACTCGCCTGGAAACTCCGGCTGGTTCGAGTCCCCGAACAGGTCACAGTTTTCGCCTTTCGTCGGAAACTGGATCCTAATGATCTAAACCTCCTCCACAAGTGGCAAAACACCGCGCATTTCCTCCCGCGAGATCTCTTCATCCGAATCCTCATCCAAAACTTTGGAAACAATGTTCCAGGGGACGAGAAATTCGTCCAAGTCACGTACAATGGCATGTTTCTCGGGACCGCGGCTCAACTAGTCAAACTGTTGAGAAAACACTTCCCCGAATTCGACCTCCAGACCGGAGATTGCTTCCAGGAAGCGCTGAAAGACGGTGTTTGCACTGATAAGCCATGCATGAAGAAAGAATGCCACCAGGTGTCCTGGATCCAATCCGCAGTCTTTTTCAGCGGGAGAAAACCCGGCCAGCCAGCCGAGACATTGCTTAGCAAAGTCAAAAACAAGCGTGTCTTCAACAAGGCGACGTCCGATTTCTTGAAGGTTCCCATACCCGACAAGGGATGGAAGATGATACACAACATGTTCTTGTCCGAAGAGCGTCCTATCATGATCATCGACCCTCTTGGAGGAAAAATGGACACGATTGCAGAAAACGGAACCGCGTTTCCGCATAGAAAAGGGAATCTGTTCAACATTCAGTACATGATAAACTGGTTCGATGACAATCGTGCCCAAGTTGCTGACAAGCACATAGCTTGGATGAgatctcttcgcaagaaaatggCCCCATATGTGGCTAAGTCGCCAAGAAGTGCGTACATCAATTACAAAGATCTCGACTTGGGGAAGAACGACGAGGATTACAGCTACGATCAGGGGAAAGTGTGGGGGGAGAAGTATTTCAAAGGAAACTTCAAAAGATTGGCGAAGATAAAAGGCAAAattgatccaaaaaacttcttCAGAAATGAACAGAGCATCCCAGTTTTTGCTGTAGATGACTAAACAAGGATTTTATTTGCAGTTGCAGAAATTATATTTGCTTTCTTGAAATTCAGTATAAATTCtcaaactgaataagaaaatgaaacaaaaacaaGGCCAAAATGTTGGACTGTAGTGGGTATTTTTCATGGGTTCATGCTTAGTATATATTTCATTTTTGGATGGTGGGACTAGTCCTTTTGAATTAGTAGCAGAGTTTATGGATTTGTGTGTAATGTTAActtgatttatttttactttaattTAAGTGAAAAAATCaataacttattttaattaatgatatttataattaagtgacaaaataattaaaattactgCTGTCTATTAATGCAAATATACATTAAGCATCCCTTTCGACGACATGTTATACATGCACCTCTACCAATCaggtaattaattaattattaattattaatcatTATTAACTACAATTTTGGATTTACTCGAAATGTGAATATGTTATAAACCATTTATAACTGACTTCTTAATTGTGACATTTGACAATATCATAACTTTGAATATAATCAACACGTAACCAATAACCAAAGTCATTTAGAAGGAGGAAACACGTGAAGATGgaacaaattaaaaatcaaataagttAAAATCTTATGCACCCACATATATAATCATCtcgtatatataattatttacttTAAATATTCGTACCATATTTGCACTAAAACGATATCATATTTCCAGCTTTTGGCATATGGTATGGGACATCATTTGAACAAATCCTCTAGGATCATACATACATATGTACCAACAAATGAAATAGTCAACGACAGCTATGCCTCATAAACGTTGACTTTACCAAAAATAAGCCCCCTCTATAGTTTCGAGTCTTCCTAGCTACTAGCTAACTTACATCTTAATTTC
Proteins encoded:
- the LOC140884201 gene encoding uncharacterized protein gives rise to the protein MMNVFALGLLFTSLVTAGFFSPTPEKQNSKDNIVLKDGHKVVVEFEKDNGNTKVSISPQDYKGFVENMEDKVSETLEGVKGGLREEEEEEIHHGFSARELVCDAYGKCKHKITAAIGKTKDSVTEKAREVEEEASEAMGKVKDKARESTENVKESAREAKDKVSDKASDVKEGASVQAEKAKSLVSEKAKEAGEMVGDASERVKQGAQRAKEEGKKEIRGAFQRARAVGARVLAFFVPPVSLNSVSGVLHLLGFAAAYGMCVWVTFASSYVLAAALPRHQFGMVQSKIYPVYFKAMAYCVGMALFGHLLNQRKRLSTVSVGMFQSYNLVLSLVLVLVNLLYLEPRATKVMFERMKMEKEEGRGKESEVDKDPSVRNIEPATETLARGAVGSRGSVEEKQTDTAAATAAAAKAEMVRMSEMLRRLNSYSSFLNVVTLMSLTCHLVYLGQRLHMEC
- the LOC140878808 gene encoding berberine bridge enzyme-like 22, which encodes MGSIAIFFMLFLSVPWAATSHVHHKAFLKCMSCHSSRRAKILRNIYTPKSSEYTSLLEFASQNPRWFNETSERPFAIVAPLKETDVWTAIRCSKRLKLQIRVKSGGHDYEGLSARSKSPFVMIDLSNLNSISINLKQHTAWIQAGATLGQLYYHIGNKSRTHAFPGGLGSSVGSGGHISGGGLGTLLRKYGLAADNVLDARFMDVNGRILDRGSMGEDLFWALRGGGGASFGVILAWKLRLVRVPEQVTVFAFRRKLDPNDLNLLHKWQNTAHFLPRDLFIRILIQNFGNNVPGDEKFVQVTYNGMFLGTAAQLVKLLRKHFPEFDLQTGDCFQEALKDGVCTDKPCMKKECHQVSWIQSAVFFSGRKPGQPAETLLSKVKNKRVFNKATSDFLKVPIPDKGWKMIHNMFLSEERPIMIIDPLGGKMDTIAENGTAFPHRKGNLFNIQYMINWFDDNRAQVADKHIAWMRSLRKKMAPYVAKSPRSAYINYKDLDLGKNDEDYSYDQGKVWGEKYFKGNFKRLAKIKGKIDPKNFFRNEQSIPVFAVDD